CGGTCCATGCCCCAGTAGGCCTCTACCTCATCCGGTACTTCCACATCCTCCGGATCCACGGCGACGACGCGCATGCCGAAGGCGGACGCCCGTATGGCCAGTTCTCGGCCGGTTCCCCCCAGTCCCACGATGCCCATGGTCCGGTCCACCAGTTCCCACGAAGCGTCGCGGATGGGCCAGCGCGGGTCCCAGCCCGGATTTCGGATCGCGGTGTGGATACCCCGGGTCAGCGCGAGCAGGAGCGCCATGGCGTGGTCGGCCAGGTGCACGCCCACGAAGCCCTTCGCGCTGCACAGCACCACGTCGCTTTCCACCAGTTCGGGATACAGCAGTCCGTCCACGCCGGCGCCCCAGCTCTGGATCCAGGCGAGCTTTCTCCTTCGCGCGAAGAGGGCCCGGGTGATCTCGCCGCAGACCACTTCGATCTCCGGCATGACGGCCAGCGCCTCCTCCTCCGAATCCACCCTTACCACCCGTACTTTCTCGTCGACCCGGCGGATTTCGTCGACGAGGGGTTCGATCAGATTCATCCTGAGCAGGACGTTCATGGCTGCACCTCGGGGTAGTCGGGAATCAGGTTCGTTGCTTGAGATGGGAAGCACCCTTCCGTGCGATTTCGAAGGCGGTTTTGCCGTTCCTGTTCTGCACGTTCGGGTCCGCACCCCCGGCGAGCAGTGCTTCCGCGGCCTCGGCGTGTCCTTCGTATGTCGCCCTGTGCAGG
This region of Gemmatimonadota bacterium genomic DNA includes:
- a CDS encoding D-2-hydroxyacid dehydrogenase, which codes for MNVLLRMNLIEPLVDEIRRVDEKVRVVRVDSEEEALAVMPEIEVVCGEITRALFARRRKLAWIQSWGAGVDGLLYPELVESDVVLCSAKGFVGVHLADHAMALLLALTRGIHTAIRNPGWDPRWPIRDASWELVDRTMGIVGLGGTGRELAIRASAFGMRVVAVDPEDVEVPDEVEAYWGMDRFHALLEQSDVVAVCAPLTAETEGLFDRAAFARMPDHALLINVTRGRIVDEAALLEALEGKRIGGAGLDVVPKEPLPGDHPLWKMENVVITPHTAGGSPNRDGRCVALFCENLRRYLDGRPLTSVIDKRKGY